A genomic stretch from bacterium includes:
- a CDS encoding beta-ketoacyl-ACP synthase III: protein MKSAYIAGTGSYVPEEVVTNFALEKIVETSDEWIRTRTGISERRIARDGEPTSDLAAQAAQSALEDAGLEAGDVDLIITATVTPDMAFPSAGCMTQRKIGAVRAAAFDVSAACSGFIYALSIADQFIRNGRYANILVIGADTLSKITDWTDRNTCILFGDGAGAAVLKATDEERGILSTHLYSDGTLSELLQVPAGGSLRPASRETLENRLHYITMKGNETFKVAVKALTDSIQAAVTHQGITCAEVDLFIFHQANARIIQSVGERLSIPESKMPLTIARYGNTSAASIPITLDELNRAGKIHRGDLICMAAFGGGLTWASSVIRW from the coding sequence ATGAAATCTGCCTATATTGCAGGAACAGGTTCTTATGTTCCCGAAGAAGTAGTTACCAACTTTGCTCTGGAAAAGATTGTCGAGACGAGCGATGAGTGGATTCGCACCCGGACCGGTATTTCAGAGCGTCGAATTGCCCGGGACGGAGAACCTACTTCGGACCTGGCAGCCCAGGCAGCCCAATCCGCGTTAGAGGATGCAGGGCTTGAGGCCGGGGATGTGGATTTGATCATTACGGCCACGGTAACGCCCGATATGGCCTTTCCTTCGGCTGGATGCATGACGCAAAGGAAAATCGGCGCGGTCAGGGCAGCGGCTTTCGATGTCTCTGCCGCCTGTTCGGGATTCATATACGCACTCAGTATTGCTGATCAATTCATCAGGAACGGCCGGTATGCGAACATCCTGGTCATCGGTGCCGACACTCTTTCCAAAATAACCGATTGGACGGACCGCAACACCTGCATCCTGTTTGGAGACGGAGCCGGGGCTGCGGTTCTGAAGGCTACGGATGAGGAGCGGGGCATACTTTCCACCCATTTATACTCGGACGGGACCCTGAGTGAGCTGCTTCAGGTACCAGCCGGGGGATCATTGCGGCCGGCTTCCCGCGAAACCCTGGAAAACCGGCTGCATTACATCACCATGAAGGGAAATGAAACTTTCAAGGTGGCCGTTAAAGCCCTGACTGACTCTATCCAGGCCGCAGTTACCCATCAGGGGATCACCTGCGCTGAGGTCGATCTTTTCATTTTTCATCAGGCCAATGCCCGGATTATTCAATCCGTGGGAGAGCGGCTGTCCATCCCGGAGTCCAAGATGCCGTTGACTATAGCCAGGTACGGTAACACCTCTGCGGCCAGTATTCCCATTACCCTGGATGAGCTGAACAGGGCTGGAAAGATTCACCGGGGAGATCTCATCTGTATGGCTGCTTTCGGCGGTGGGTTGACCTGGGCTTCGAGTGTGATAAGATGGTGA